The following nucleotide sequence is from Penaeus vannamei isolate JL-2024 chromosome 10, ASM4276789v1, whole genome shotgun sequence.
GCCCTAGGTCGCACTGTTGCCCCAGAGAGTCCTGCACTGCGCACTGTCATTGGCACTGCTGGAGCAGTTGGGGCTCTTTATCTGGGCAAAAAATATGTAGACTTTGTAGATTCTAAGGAGAAGGCCAGCTAAGTAGACTGGTTGTTACATCCACCTTAAGTTGTACATCAGTCATACTGTGAAACCATGTAAAGGATAACTTAAATTGTCTGGTTATCTAAATATTAGGCTGTGCttatattataattgttgcttttgttatgcaGTATTATATATGAAGTGACTGCATTATACTCCTTGTGAAACTCCATGCACAATTCTACTCTTTACGTTAGAGGTCACTTGTAGTCTTCTATTTTGTACTCCCCGAAGAATGAATACTTGCTTGAGTAAATGTGAGATATATTATGgcaattgttgatattgttaagtGGATGTTTTTATTCTAGTGGCAATAGCCAGATCTGGAACCACTTTTTACTACGTTTTGTTTGTCATGTTGGAAATCAGGCATTGGATTTGGGATACTGCATACATCATCAGCAAAAGTGGGTGGGAAAATCATAGCCAGAATATGGAGAGGATTTTAGTATTGCAAAACTGATACAGAATATTTATGAGTGCAATGAATTATTTCATCAAGTTGAAATTTCAGGACAATCACAAATTTCCTCATTTGCACAGGCTAGTCCATTTTGAACTGCTTATCAGTGAGTCAGGTAGATTTTTGGAAAGGAACTCGAGAGCACAAAAGTAGCATGTCTTCCACCAGAATTGAAGACTTACAAGTGATTATATGCTGTGTGAAATTGAGAGTGTAAGTTCTTCTATGAAGTTATAAATAAGAGATAGGAAGTACAGAAAGTATTTAAGGCCTTTTTTACATACTTGTAGATTTGAAGGAATACTGTTAAACAGCATCTGAAGTTGTAAACAAAGATTAAACAAAATTAAAGTTTAATGTATTGTTTTAGTGATGTCATCATACACTTCTTGGAATATGATTGACCATCTATTTTTCAGAATGCTGAATCAAAATAACAGATTTATTACACATAAAGGTGTTGATTTTCcagtatgaaaatagttataggtTCAGGCAGAGTTCATAACTGGTCATTATGGATTAaagttcatttattattataatctgtgTAACAGAAAACAACTTGGTTCAATGCTTAATTACTGTACATCGTGATCTTCAGTTAATCTCAAGCATTATGATGTCGTAAATGAAAAGTGTATCATGCTGTATATAATAAAGCTTTATTTATAGACAAGTGTTTGGTTTCAAACTTAactctttttttgtgattttcattTTGAGTTTGACTTCTTTTTGTAGCTATGTCAAAACATTATATTCTATGTATGTTGAaatcaatcatatatattatatgatgtatacattactaaatatttatatcatatgatatattgtAAATTCAtgtattatgaaatatatattatgtattatatgatatatatatgtattatataatatatatattgtgtaaaatatatatattatataatatattgatatataaatatatagatagatagatagatagatatgtatatagatagatagatagatatgtatataggtagatatgtatatagatagataagtatatagatagatagatatgtagatagatagatagatagatatgtatatagatagatagatagagagatatgtatatagatagatagatatgtatatagatagatagatatgtatatagatagataaatatgtatatagatagataaatatgtatatagatagatagatatatatgtatatagatagatagatagatatgtatatagatagatagatatgtatatagatagatagatagatagctttgtatatagatagatagatatgtatatagatagatagatatgtatatagatagatagatagatatgtagatagatagatagatagatatgtatatagatagatagatatgtatatagatagatagatagatagatatgtatatagatagatagatagatagatatgcatatagatagatagatagatatgtatatagatagatagatagataatgtatgtatatagatagatagataatgtatgtatatagatagatagattatgtgtatatatatatatatatagatatagatagatagatatgtagatatatagatatatagattagctTACACGCATTTGGAAGAACATGTAATCTCAAATGGTTTACAATAGAAAAATGCCGATCTttcacaaatgtgtatatatatatatatatatatatacatatatatatatatatatatatatatatatatatatatatatatatatatatatatatatatatatatataaatatgtatatatatataatatatatatatataaatatgtatatatatataatatatatatatataaatatgtatatatatataatatatatatatatataaatatgtatatatatataatatatatatataaatatgtatatatataatatatatatatatataaatatgtatatatatataatatatatacatatatataatatatatatatataatatatatatatatatatatattatatatatatatatgtatacatatatatatacatatatatacatatatatacatatatatatatatatatatatacatatacatatatatatatatatacacacactcatataattatatatatatatatagatatagatatagatatatagatatatatatatacacagatatttatatatatatatatatatatatagatatatatatatatatatatatatatatatatatatatatatatatatatatatatatatatatatatatatatacacttgtgaaAGATCGGCATTTTTCTATTGTAAACCATTTGAGATTACATGTTCTTCCAAATGTGCGTAAGCGAGTCTGTTTCGAGCCCAGTGGAaccttttattttgttcttctaaTACGGAAAGTTCCTCTTATCCTAAATCCAACAATCCatcacttactcattcattttGTTTCTGATCCTCCTCGCTTGTAGTGACACGCAAAATAGTTAGCCGAACTGCAGACAGCGTCGTAGAAGAACGGAATCTGAGGAACCCCCATGAGAAGACAGTGTTGGTTTCCATTGGCGTTGTTGGGTTGTCCGTCTACCCACAGGTCCTCGTCAATGGTCTCCCCGTCAAGCCACTTCCACTcgccttctgcttcttcgtctatGCTTCCCATCCAAATATAACCGGATCGGACTGTCGGAGGAGAATATGGCAACATTGCGCGATTAGTCAACACTGGGTTCTTTATCTCCTCGTTCTTAGCGTAAGATCCGATGCGATTAATCTCTCATTCAAGGAAAGCCTTTAACATCAGATTTGTAAATCGTCTTGAATCCTTTAcacattattactcttttttcttaatcGAATACCGACGTCAGACATAAATTATCCGGAATATTTTCCAGCCACGTACACCCATTTCGGAATTCCACACGTACAATGTTCCTGCAAGACGAAGATCCTCAGCGCGAAGAGCTGCGTCCGCATCGCCAGGTCGGCCCCCATTCCGAGGCAATGGCGGCGCGATTCATGCCACCCGAGCTTGAAGTTACTCACGAAGAAGCACTCGTCCATGGCGCTGCTGAAGGGGTAGGGACAGCGAGGCCCTGCGAAGGGGGAGGAGCTTCATCACCGAAGGGCGAGGGACATCATGGACATCCTGCGTCAAAGATTTATGTTTGCCCACTTTGGTTATTAtgcatatgtgcctgtgtgtcattagtgtgtgtttgtaaatatatatatatatatatatatatatatatatatatatatatatatatatatatatatatatatatatatatatatatatatatatatatatataacatatatttatatattatatatatatatatattatacacacacacacacacacacacacacacacacacacacacacacacacacacacacacacacacacatatatatatatatatatatatatatatatatatatatatatatatatatacatatacatatacatatacatatacatatatatatatataatctatataatctatatatacacacaaacgcgcacacacacacacacacacacacacacacacacacacacacacacacatatatatatatatatatgtgtgtgtgtgtgtgtgtgtgtgtgttatatatatatatatatatatatatatatatatatatatataatatatatatataatattatatatataatattatatatatatatataatattatatatatataatatatatataatattatatatatatatatatatatatatatatatatatatatatatacatatgatatatgtatatatgtatatatatgtatatatgtatatatgtgtatatatatatgtatatatatatatatatatatatatatatatatatatatatatatatatgtatatatatatatatatatatatatatatatatatatatatgtgtgtatatatatatgtatgtatgtatgtatacatgtatacgtgcatgGGTGCACAGGCGGGCCGACTTGCAAAATGAATATTGTTATCTTACCAAAGTGCTTTGTTTCCAACAAACGTCGGAGGATTTCTGACTGTAGCTCGAGGGCCAATTGGAGTTGGGTCACAGCAGCCATCAGGTCATCGTCAGCTGCATTTCCTGACTCGCCGAGGGTTGTCGCGGGACCTAGCATTAGCACGGCCGCAAGAGCCAGTGCCAGAGAAGTGGCACTCTTCATTGGTGTTCCTTTGCAAGGGTCTCggtggcagggaaggagagacaacaggcggcaggggaggagagacaacaggcggcaggggaggagagacaacaggcggcaggggaggagagacaacaggcggcaggggaggagagacaaCAGGCGGCAGGGTCTTCCCCGACGAGAATTGCACTGGCCATGAGGTGGTCGTCATGCAAGGACTTCCTTTATATCTAATCTCTAGTTAAGATATTCCTCAGTGCTGCTAGGAAGATAAGACTTTTACCAAGATATGAATCAGACAGAGTTGGATCGGGAGAAAAAGTATTAGGTTATATGCAAGAGCAGTTGCTTAGGGACATCGCTCTGGTaaaagtattatcaatatcataagtgTAAGTTTGACCAAGGTTGACGGATCACTATCTGTTGGTGGGACGGATTGCACGCCATCTGAAGAGAGGAGGGTCATCGGGGATGTCCAtggcgtctattttttttttttttttttttttttttaacaagagaAGTAAGTGACAGGTGAACAATTACAAAAAATCAATggtgtcacacacatacatgtatacacctatatgtatgtgtctgtctgtacacacacacacccacacacacacacacacacacacacacacacacacacacacacacacacacacacactcacacatatatatatatatatatatatatatatatatatatatatatatatatatatatatatatatacataaacacacaaacagtcagatatatatatatatatatatatatatatatatatatatatatatatatacactcacacacacacacacacacacacacacacacacacacacacacacacacacacacacagacacacacacacacacacacacacacatatatatatatatatatatatatatatatatatatatatatatatatatatatatatatatcaatgtatacatatatatatatatatatatatatatatatatatatatgtatatatatatatatatatatatatatatatatatatatacatatataaacacacacgcacatatgtatatacatacatatatatatatatatatatatatatatatatatatatacatatatatagatagatagatatagatatagatatagatatatattatatatatatatatatatataaatgtatatatatatctatatatatctatatctatatctatatatatatacatacatatatatatatattcatatatatatatatatatgtatatatatatatatatatatatatatatatatatatattcatatatatatattcatatatacatatatacatatatgtacgtacacacacacacacacacacacacacacacacacacacacacacacacacacacacacacacacacaccacacacaaacacacacacacacacaccacacacaaacacacacacacacaccacacacacacacacacacacaccacacacacacacacacacacacacacaaatatatatatatatatatatatatatatatatatatatatatatatatatatacgtatatacttacggtactgtatacatatgtataccgtAAAtatactgatgtgtgtgtgtgtgtttatgtatacgtgtacgtgtgtatacctgGGGGTCTGAACCCCTGCCCTTTTCCTCAAAGGGGTGAAAGTGCCCTTCTTCTagggcactttctttctcttgatcttggaatggcgatgagactgattattgtatttttgtttggttcagtgcaaataattatcattaaaattcttgcaacatttcttccgtttttaaatctgaagaacataattcaggctatatcccctataaataaaattcatattgtgccCTTTTTGTGGCCTGGACCCCTGCCCTCTAAAATTCCTAGTTTCGCCCTTACGTCACCAATATATAGGAACCGTAAGAATGTGTTTGGAGCTGGTTAGCCATACGGACTATTTTCGTATTCCAAAATTATATTATCCTTTCATTTCGCGCTAAGATGACCAGAATTTCAAATAATTTAACCTGATCCTTAACCAAACGTGTTAAGTGGGTTGATAagctttgtataatatatatatatatatatatatatatatatatatatatatatatatatatatatatgtgtgtgtgtgtgtgtgtgtgtgtgtgtgtgtgtgtgtgtgtgtgtgtgcgtatgtgagtgtgagcgtgtgtgtgtgtgtgcgtatgtgagtgtgagtgtgtgtgtgtgtgtgtgtgtgtgtgcgtgtgtgtgtgtgtgtgtgtgtgtgcatatatatatatatatatatatatatatatatatatatatatatatatatatatatatatatatatatatatatatatatatatatatatatatatatatatatatatatatatatatatatatatatatatatatatatatatatatacatatgtgtgtgtgtgtatgtatgtatatgtatatgcatttagtGCGTATGTAGTCTAATGTGACTGGATGAAagttatcatcatatatcattatataaaataaaattttcgTTTGTGGGTATAATGGACAATAGTTGTGAAATATACTGTGGATCCTGCGTGTTCCTTGTTCATATCTCGGCCAGAAATTGTAGATTGTAGAATAATCGTGTTCTAGTTCCTCTCGGGGTCAGTCTCGGAAAAGAATAAGGAGTGAGATTTCCTAACTGAAATAATTCCGGTTAATTTTCTTGAACGAACGTCATAATGTTGCATAATCTTAGGAATAAAACTCATAAGGCTTCATTCCGCGCATTTTCATACTTGCGACTTTAAATAGAAGTAAGTCAAATGATCACTGTAAGTAAATATTTGTAGGTGGATATAGTGTAATATAACTTTGTAGATAGGGTACTACATATGAAAGTTCTATGGCATTATTACTCTATTTTCCATTTGTCACAGCCATcaccaaatgaaataaaaacatatgaAATGAAAAAGTATATGTAAACATTCTCCAGTGTTGTGCTCTGGTCCACTTCAAAACGTGCTGCTCGACAGTGAAACGTGACAAAGATGTCTGGCGTCTGGCCCTCGCAGCCTCTCCTCTACGGCAGTGTAcaacccacctccaccaccattccccctccttttcccccctcgtctcttccaccctcccctcctccccctccctctcttcctctatccctcttctcttcctttttcaacaCATTCTGAGCTTTCCCAACTGAATAGACACCTTCCTTCACCACCTCACAGGCTGtgttgcatatacatgtacatatatatgtatatatatatatatatatatatatatatatatatatatatatatatatatatatatatatatatatatatatatatgtatgtatgtatatatacatacctatgtgtgtgtgtgtgtgtgtttgcatatgtatgggtgtttgtgtgtggttctctctccatatacatatatgtgtatatatatatatatatatatatatatatatatatatatatatatatatatatatatatacacacacacacacacacacacacacacacacacacacacacacacacacacacatatatatatatatatatatatatatatatatatatatatatatacagtaagtatatgtgtacatatatatttatatataaatgtctacacatatatgctatatataaatatgtacatacatgcgagTTATACAcagaacataaataaatgaaaattcccTTGAATGTGACCCTTGTTTCGCCAGGCTCTGCAGGGACGACATGGACGTCGAGAGATTTCAGCTTCTGAAATCCCTGGAAACACTGGAGAGGCGCCCAAACACAGAGCAGTCGCCGCATCTTCTACTCGCAGGCTTGGAGTGGGACGAAGAAGAGCAATCGCATGAAAATTCTCTTGCAATGCTCCCTGAAGAAGTGATCAAGGTCatggaaaaaaacaagtaaaaatctACCCATCGCTTTTACTGAACGCAGTCGTGCCTCAAAGACCTGTTGTTCGCCTTTTAGCTATAACGGACACCGCAAAAGGTTTACCTCAAACCATGTGTCAATTTTGGTTTGATGAGCTAGACACGCCGGTCTTCAGTCATGCCTCTTATAGTTACATTTGGGACAAGCAATGGAATTTCCAGAATGACCGTGACTTGAAGCCTTACGTCGTCCCTAAGTCTCATCACCACCTCATTTACAACCTTCCAGAAAAAGGGACACAACAACAGTTTGCCGTTTGAGTCAAAGGATTCGACTTCTATTTCCAAGACAACACGAAGCGCCTCGTCGAGTGGCTCGAGCGTCTCTCCGCGCTGGGAGCTCACAAAGTTTTCTATTACAGCCTCAGCATGAATATTAAAATGGAGAAAATTATTAAGTACTACGAGGTTAGAGGCCTCGTCGAAGTTATCCCGACAACTTTACCCGCCTCGCAACCTAACGTTCCCGGTCTTTTCTACAAATATGTCCTTGTTAAAGACAAGTTCCAGCACGAAGTTATACAGTTCAACGACTGCTACTACAGGAATTTATACCGATATAAATATACAGTCCATCTTGACACCGATGAGGCTATCGTCCCCCGCTTCGCAACCACCTGGCAAGGCTTGGTGCAGACAGTCACGAAAAAGAGCGCCAAGGATAACCTAACCTACGTTTCCTTCTGCGCCAGACACACCTTTTCCATGGATCATATGCGCCCCTCCCAAGAATGGCTAAAAGGTATATACCCTCTCACTTGCACATGATGCAGCATACTATACGCTCGGCCAATTTTAGTCCAATTCCACAGCACAGCGGAAGCCCTGCACGTGCACAACCATTTGCCTTTACTTGCTCTCGGCGAAATGTATCCCTTCACGTACAACATTCTGACTCACGACGCACAACTGAACCACTACCGCCAGAACTGCCAAAAATATGTTACGAACTGTTATGAAACATTCAAGCGGTTTACAGTTTTTGATCCCATTGTATGGAAATACAAAGATACACTGATTACGAAAGTTGATAAAACCTTCTCTGATTTAGGCTACTGGTAAGAGGTATATGGGAAAATGTTAAAAAtgcgatattttttcttttttcttttttctttttttcgtaggataaaggcaaaataaaactggttatatatatatatctatctctatatatgaatatacatacatatacatgtatatatatgtatatatatatatatatatatatatatatatatatatatatatatatatatatatataggtatatgtgagcatatatatatacatatgtataggtatacgaatatatatatatatatatatatatatatatatatatatatatatatatatatatatacacacacacacacacacacacacacacacacacacacacacacacacacacacatatatatatatatatatatatatatatatatatatatatatatatatgtatatgtatgcatatatatatacatatatatataggtatacgtatatatatatatatatatatatatatatatatatatatatatatatatatatatatatatgtgtgtgtgtgtgtgtgtgtgtgtgtgtgtgtgtgtgtgtgtgtgtgtgggtatggagaaacacatgcatgcacgtacatatatactcatatatatttacatctacgtgtgtgtgtgtgtgtgtgtgtgcgcgcgcgagcgcatacacacacacacacacaatatatatatatatatatatatatatatatatatatatatatatatatatatatatatacatatatatatatgtgtgtgtgtgtgtgtgtgtgtatgtatgtatgcataaagatgtacctacccacacacacacacacacatgcacatatatataaaaatagatatagatatatagatccaaCCCCTTCTGTTTGCCTTTATCCTACTTACAAATCAGATTAATAAAATTCATCGGACTTTTAACattcgtataatatatatatatatatatatatatatatatatatatatatatatatatttacatatatatatgtatatatatgtgtgtgtgtatgtatgtatgtatgtatatatatatatttacatatatatatatatatatatatatatgtatatatatgaaatggatCCAttacggtttttgtctgatgaggaactcgtgaagagttcgaaacgtcacgcttattttcaatttctcattgtggctagtttcattttcatttttgtgttcacgtgattgtgtttgtgcttgtgtttatatatatatatatatatatatatatatatatatatatatatatatatatatatatataatgtatatatatatatgtgtgtgtgtgtgtgtgtgtgtgtgtgtgtgtgtgtgtgtgtgtgtgtgtgtgtgtgtgtgtgtgtgtgtgtgaaactgaaTAACTGAATTCAATTTGCCATTAATGTCATACAGTGATTTTTTAATGAGAGTTGATGTAAAATAACGGGTCATAACGTTGTTATGGTTTTATCTGATTGCCTTAAGTAATTGAAGATCTTAATCGCAGGATGACGAACTTAAAACTTATATAAATACCCATCAATATATATTTCCTGTAATGCAGGATGTACTTCTGCCTTTAAAACAGAGATGTAAACATATTCATGATATTTGAGATGGTAAAATGCAACGTTTTCTTCATGTATTTCTTTTAACTGTTCCTCAAAGTAagtattttctttccattatatTTAGCGATAAACaatcagatagagagaaagaaagaaagaaagaaaattgaaacatAACCACATATTGTTTTATGTTCGTTCTCTGCCATCGGATATTTTCAGAACCATATGCTGCCAAGTTAAGATTATTCcacgatagagaaagaaagaaaatacgctgAAACATAACCACATATTGTTTTCTATTCGCTCTCTGTCATcggatattttcataatcatatgcTGCCAACAAGTTAAGATTATtccacgaaagagaaagagaaagaaaatacacttaAACATATCAACATATTGTTTTCTATTCGCTCTCTGCCATcggatattttcataatcatatgcTGCCAACAAGTTAAGATTATtccacgaaagagaaagagaaagaaaatacacttaAACATAGCCACATATTGTTCTCTATTCGCTCTCTGTCATcggatattttcataatcatatgtTGCCAACAAGTTAAGATTATtccacgaaagagaaagaaagaaaatacacttaAACATATCAACATATtgttttctattccctctctgttatcggatattttcataatcatatgcTGCCAACAAATTAAGATTATtccacgaaagagaaagaaagaaaattcgcAAAAACATACCAACATATTGTTTTCTATTCGCTCTCTGTCATcggatattttcataatcatatgtTGCCAAGTTAAGATTATtccacgaaagagaaagaaagaaaatacgctgAAACAGAACCACATATTGTTTTCTATTCGCTCTCTGTTATcggatattttcataatcatatgtTGCCAAGTTAAGATTATtccacgaaagagaagagaaagaaaatacactaaAACATAACCACATATTGTTTTCTATTCGCTCTCTGTCATcggatattttcataatcatatgtTGCCAAGTTAAGATTATtccacgaaagagaagagaaagaaaatacactaaAACATAACCACATATTGTTTTCTATTTGCTCTCTGTCATcggatattttcataatcatatgcTGCCAACAAGTTAAAGATTATtccacgaaagagaaagaaagaaaatacacaaaaacataccaaCATATTGTTTTCTATTCGCTCTCTGTTATCggatattttcatcataatatgcTGCCAACAAGTTAAGATTATtccacgaaagagaaagaaagaaaatacattaaAACATATCAACATATTGTTTTCTATTTGCTCTCTGTCATcggatattttcataatcatatgcTGCCAAGTTAAGATTATtccacgaaagagaaagaaagaaaatacgctgAGACATAACCACATATTGTTTTCTATTTGCTCTCTGTCATcggatattttcataatcatatgcCAACAAGTTCAGCTGGAATTGCAGCTCTTCTTATCGTGCAGCCAGAGAGCTGACGGGAAACAAG
It contains:
- the LOC138862970 gene encoding CD209 antigen-like protein E, giving the protein MKSATSLALALAAVLMLGPATTLGESGNAADDDLMAAVTQLQLALELQSEILRRLLETKHFGPRCPYPFSSAMDECFFVSNFKLGWHESRRHCLGMGADLAMRTQLFALRIFVLQEHFRSGYIWMGSIDEEAEGEWKWLDGETIDEDLWVDGQPNNANGNQHCLLMGVPQIPFFYDAVCSSANYFACHYKRGGSETK